The following coding sequences lie in one Rutidosis leptorrhynchoides isolate AG116_Rl617_1_P2 chromosome 4, CSIRO_AGI_Rlap_v1, whole genome shotgun sequence genomic window:
- the LOC139843537 gene encoding heterogeneous nuclear ribonucleoprotein 1-like, with protein MEMENGKLFIGGISWDTNEERLKDYFETFGEVNEAVIMKDRTTGRARGFGFVVFSDPAVAEKVVKEKHVIDGRTVEAKKAVPRDDQQVMNRSNGSIQGSPGPIRTKKIFVGGLASSVTESDFKTYFDQFGIITDVVVMYDHNTQRPRGFGFITYESEESVDKALLRTFHELNGKMVEVKRAVPKESTPSPNRNQLSGFNQGLSRVNSFLNYGYGARMDGRFSPVSFGRTGYPPFSPSSYNLGLNSDSVLGMNYGGNGNGNGNFSSNFGYGRMMNPMYSVTSNRYADPIGYGGIGGGGNGGGVGGSVMKSMNHNLWGNGNQNFTTNSPNLSNFLAPGNGSGAIGEIWGGSNASGNSGGGTACFIGGNINYRNDQSTIGYRRNNSYNSIAPAAYTYGAIDDGELGGGGSLYGIGSGGTIGGGGGSGSLYADPTWRSLSPELEVPDLFDYSLGSATSDGLPKNSVGYVGYTNRSNGGIAA; from the exons ATGGAAATGGAGAATGGAAAATTGTTTATTGGTGGGATTTCGTGGGATACTAATGAAGAACGATTAAAGGATTATTTTGAAACTTTTGGTGAGGTGAATGAGGCTGTAATTATGAAAGATCGAACCACAGGTCGTGCTCGTGGGTTCGGTTTTGTTGTGTTTTCGGACCCTGCTGTTGCTGAAAAAGTCGTGAAAGAAAAACATGTGATCGATGGTAGAACT GTAGAAGCAAAGAAGGCTGTTCCAAGGGACGATCAACAAGTTATGAACAGGAGCAATGGCAGCATTCAGGGGTCACCGGGTCCCATTCGCACTAAGAAGATTTTCGTAGGAGGTTTAGCATCTTCAGTTACCGAAAGTGATTTCAAGACCTATTTTGACCAGTTTGGAATAATAACCGATGTGGTGGTTATGTACGACCACAACACTCAAAGGCCACGAGGTTTTGGATTCATTACTTATGAGTCTGAGGAATCGGTCGATAAAGCATTGCTTAGAACGTTCCATGAACTCAACGGTAAAATGGTGGAAGTCAAACGTGCGGTTCCAAAAGAGTCAACTCCTAGTCCTAACAGGAACCAGTTAAGTGGATTTAACCAAGGTTTAAGTAGAGTTAATAGTTTCCTTAACTACGGTTATGGAGCAAGAATGGATGGTAGATTTAGTCCGGTTTCTTTCGGTCGAACTGGTTATCCGCCATTTAGTCCATCTAGTTATAATTTGGGACTAAATTCTGATTCAGTTTTAGGTATGAACTATGGTGGAAATGGTAACGGAAATGGAAACTTCAGCTCTAATTTTGGATATGGGCGTATGATGAACCCTATGTATAGTGTAACTTCAAATAGGTATGCTGATCCAATTGGGTATGGCGGCATTGGTGGCGGCGGCAATGGTGGCGGTGTAGGTGGTTCTGTCATGAAGTCGATGAATCATAACTTGTGGGGAAACGGGAATCAAAATTTTACTACCAATTCCCCTAATTTGAGCAACTTTTTGGCTCCCGGAAATGGATCTGGCGCGATAGGAGAGATTTGGGGTGGTTCGAATGCGAGCGGGAATAGTGGCGGTGGTACCGCTTGTTTCATTGGCGGTAATATTAACTATCGAAATGACCAGAGTACTATAGGGTATAGGAGGAACAATAGTTATAATAGCATTGCACCTGCAGCCTATACATATGGTGCGATTGATGATGGTGAACTTGGTGGTGGCGGAAGCTTGTATGGTATTGGCAGTGGCGGCAccattggtggtggtggtggtagtggttcgTTATATGCGGACCCCACTTGGCGGTCATTATCACCTGAACTGGAAGTACCTGATTTGTTTGATTATAGTCTTGGAAGTGCAACTTCGGATGGTTTACCCAAAAATTCAGTTGGGTATGTTGGTTATACAAATAGATCTAATGGAG GCATCGCTGCATAG
- the LOC139841603 gene encoding uncharacterized protein: MESQPNLTSGVTAMTATMTSATVVTPMVVVPLLNTVATHAEKPENWQQKMLFYLTTLNLARFLTETAPRVEGEQDAQTVSAVQAWNHSDFLCRNYVLNGMVDSLYNVYCKTKTAKELWESLERKYKTEDAGTKKWVVAKFLEFMMIDSKTVMSQVQELQVIIHDIHAEGMVISEGFQVAAIIEKLPPSWMDFKNYKHKRKEMTVEDLVVRLRIEEDKKVAIKRSYAPSSAKVNIVEHGQSSRGNKGKGKAEKKNKGKGSKLGPKGGVVKKKFHGMCYNCDQPGHRASECKKPKKENSH; this comes from the exons ATGGAATCTCAGCCAAACCTTACTTCTGGTGTTACTGCTATGACTGCAACGATGACATCTGCTACTGTTGTTACCCCTATGGTGGTTGTACCGCTTCTGAACACGGTTGCAACTCATGCTGAAAAACCCGAGAA ttggCAACAAAAGATGTTGTTTTACTTGACAacgctgaaccttgcgaggttcttgactgaaACCGCTCCCCGAGTTGAAGGGGAACAAGATGCTCAAACTGTGAGCGCGGTTCAGGCTTGGAATCACTCTGATTTCTTGTGCCGCAACTATGTTTTGAATGGCATGGTTGATTCGCTCTATAATGTGTACTGCAAAACAAAGACTGCCAAAGAATTATGGGAGTCTTTAGAACGGAAGTACAAAACTGAGGATGCGGGTACCAAGAAATGGGTGGTGGCTAAATTCTTGGAGTTCATGATGATTGACTCAAAGACTGTTATGAGTCAAGTCCAAGAACTGCAAGTCATTATTCACGATATACATGCCGAAGGTATGGTGATTAGTGAGGGATTCCAAGTTGCGGCGATAATCGAGAAATTACCACCAAGTTGGATGGATTTCAAGAATTATAAGCATAAGCGAAAGGAAATGACCGTTGAGGACCTTGTGGTCCGTCTTCGAATTGAGGAAGACAAAAAAGTTGCTATTAAAAGGAGCTATGCCCCTAGTTCAGCAAAAGTGAATATTGTTGAACACGGTCAATCCTCAAGAGGTAACAAAGGCAAAGGAAAGGCTGAGAAAAAGAACAAGGGGAAAGGGTCTAAGCTTGGACCTAAAGGTGGTGTCGTGAAGAAGAAATTTCATGGCATGTGCTATAACTGTGACCAACCGGGTCATCGGGCGAGTGAATGCAAGAAGCCCAAGAAAGAGAACTCGCACTAA